Proteins encoded within one genomic window of Minwuia thermotolerans:
- the lexA gene encoding transcriptional repressor LexA codes for MLTRKQHQLLLYVHDYLKDNGVCPSFDEMKDALDLRSKSGIHRLITALEERGFIRRLPHRARALEILKLPDSATPEGRQRIQEPKVGAFQPQVVASQPLPARATPAPAAGESATLPLYGRIAAGTPIEALRDQSNYIDVPGHVLGRGEHYALEVAGDSMINAGILDGDTVVIERCDTAENGAIVVALIDGEEVTLKRLRRRGNAIALEAENPAYETRIYRPDQVRIQGRLTALFRQY; via the coding sequence ATGCTCACACGCAAGCAACACCAGCTCCTGCTCTATGTTCACGACTATCTGAAGGACAATGGCGTCTGTCCTTCGTTCGACGAGATGAAGGACGCGCTGGACCTCAGGTCGAAGTCCGGCATCCACCGGCTGATCACGGCGCTCGAGGAGCGCGGCTTCATCCGCCGCCTGCCGCACCGGGCGCGGGCGCTGGAGATCCTGAAGCTGCCGGATTCGGCGACGCCCGAGGGCCGCCAGAGGATACAGGAGCCGAAGGTCGGCGCATTCCAGCCCCAGGTCGTGGCGAGCCAGCCGCTGCCCGCCCGGGCGACCCCCGCCCCCGCGGCCGGCGAGAGCGCCACCCTGCCCCTCTACGGCCGGATCGCCGCCGGCACGCCGATCGAGGCGCTGCGCGACCAGTCCAACTACATCGACGTTCCCGGCCACGTGCTGGGCCGGGGCGAACACTACGCCCTGGAAGTGGCCGGCGATTCCATGATCAACGCCGGCATCCTGGACGGCGACACCGTCGTGATCGAGCGCTGCGACACCGCCGAGAACGGCGCCATCGTCGTGGCCCTGATCGACGGCGAGGAAGTGACGCTGAAGCGCCTGCGCCGCCGCGGCAACGCCATCGCGCTGGAAGCCGAGAACCCGGCCTACGAGACCCGCATCTACCGCCCCGACCAGGTGCGCATTCAGGGCCGGCTGACCGCCCTCTTCCGCCAGTACTGA
- a CDS encoding ComEC/Rec2 family competence protein, with amino-acid sequence MYHIPAGLTRRLGAAAARLLRDPAGALAAALEAERGRLFNFVPVLFGGGIAVYFALPFEPALPWLAFLAVLAMFATVQLRATPVRLPALACLLAVLGLAAAALRTEAVRAPILPAEVGPTELAGEVLAVERRPDAARLVLAPDRFGRLRAEDLPHKVRISVRSGAEAIRAGDTVTMLAFAGPPSPPAEPGAFDFQRYAFYRGLGGYGYALGAAEIVRPGEGSGWLSRLRDRMASRIAGAIGGAAGGVAAALITGDRSRIGEAEEQALRDAGLAHLLAISGLHMGLVTGFLFFGLRALLALHPPLALRRPIKKWAALTAIAGGAGYLVLTGGSVPTVRAFVMVALVMLAVLADRRAISLRTVALAAMLILALSPEALVEPGFQMSFAAVTALVAAYERYGDRWRRSGGERGPLRRIVGYLAGVALTTLIAGAATGPFAIYHFNRFADYGVLGNLAGIPLVAFWVMPTGTLAALAMPVGLDGPLLWLMGQGIDAVLTVAHWVAALPGAVRLVPAMPVWGLTAVAVGGLWLCLWARAWRVLGLGGIAIGLASPHLAERPLIRVDSDARLVAVRTETGGVMLSSARREKFTADQWLARDGLAGSLPWPARLSSPDGRMRCDDAGCIWRADGWMIALPVHQRAVAEDCTRADVVISLVPVFGRCPSARIVIDRFDIWRDGAHALWFDARAGPSARSVNAVRGRRAWIRDPVPAKDQYWRKRAVSRP; translated from the coding sequence ATGTATCATATCCCCGCAGGACTGACGAGACGGCTTGGCGCGGCGGCGGCCCGCCTGTTGCGCGATCCGGCCGGCGCTCTTGCTGCGGCCCTGGAGGCGGAGCGGGGGCGGCTGTTCAACTTCGTGCCCGTCCTCTTCGGCGGCGGCATCGCCGTCTATTTCGCGCTCCCCTTCGAACCGGCGCTGCCCTGGCTGGCGTTTCTCGCAGTGCTGGCGATGTTCGCCACGGTCCAGTTGCGGGCCACGCCGGTCCGGCTGCCGGCGCTTGCCTGCCTGCTCGCGGTTCTGGGCCTCGCGGCGGCGGCGCTGCGGACGGAGGCTGTGCGTGCGCCCATTCTGCCGGCGGAAGTCGGGCCGACGGAACTGGCGGGGGAGGTGCTGGCGGTGGAGCGCCGGCCCGACGCGGCGCGACTGGTCCTCGCGCCGGATCGCTTCGGCCGGCTTCGGGCCGAGGATCTGCCGCACAAGGTGCGGATTTCCGTCCGCAGCGGTGCGGAGGCCATCCGCGCCGGCGACACGGTCACGATGCTTGCCTTCGCCGGGCCGCCCTCGCCGCCGGCCGAACCGGGCGCCTTCGATTTCCAGCGCTACGCCTTCTATCGTGGTCTCGGCGGCTACGGCTATGCGCTCGGCGCGGCCGAAATCGTCCGGCCCGGCGAAGGGAGCGGCTGGCTGAGCCGGCTCAGGGACCGCATGGCCTCCCGCATCGCCGGCGCCATCGGCGGGGCCGCGGGGGGCGTCGCGGCAGCCCTGATCACCGGGGACCGCAGCCGGATCGGGGAGGCGGAGGAGCAGGCGCTGCGCGATGCCGGGCTGGCGCATCTGCTGGCGATCTCGGGCCTGCACATGGGTCTGGTGACCGGATTTCTCTTCTTCGGTCTGCGCGCGCTGCTGGCTCTGCATCCGCCGCTTGCGTTGCGCCGGCCGATCAAGAAATGGGCGGCGCTGACCGCGATCGCCGGCGGCGCGGGCTATCTCGTGCTCACCGGCGGCTCGGTGCCGACCGTCCGCGCCTTCGTCATGGTCGCGCTCGTCATGCTTGCGGTGCTGGCGGACCGGCGCGCGATCTCGCTCAGAACCGTGGCTCTGGCAGCGATGCTGATCCTCGCGCTGTCGCCCGAAGCGCTGGTCGAACCCGGCTTCCAGATGTCCTTCGCCGCCGTCACCGCGCTGGTCGCCGCCTACGAGCGCTATGGCGACCGCTGGCGCCGTTCGGGCGGGGAGAGAGGACCGCTCCGCCGCATCGTCGGCTATCTGGCCGGCGTCGCGCTTACCACGCTGATCGCCGGGGCTGCGACCGGACCGTTCGCGATCTACCATTTCAACCGTTTCGCCGACTACGGCGTGCTGGGCAATCTGGCAGGGATTCCTTTGGTCGCATTCTGGGTCATGCCCACGGGGACCCTGGCGGCGCTGGCGATGCCCGTCGGGCTCGACGGACCGCTGCTGTGGCTGATGGGACAGGGCATCGATGCCGTGCTGACGGTCGCGCACTGGGTCGCGGCGCTGCCCGGCGCAGTCCGTCTGGTGCCGGCCATGCCGGTCTGGGGGCTGACCGCCGTGGCCGTGGGCGGGCTCTGGCTTTGCCTGTGGGCGCGCGCCTGGCGCGTGCTCGGGCTCGGCGGGATCGCGATCGGACTGGCCTCGCCGCACCTGGCCGAGCGGCCGCTGATCCGCGTGGATTCGGACGCCCGGCTTGTCGCGGTGCGCACCGAGACCGGCGGGGTCATGCTCTCCTCGGCGCGGCGGGAGAAGTTCACGGCGGATCAGTGGCTGGCGCGCGACGGACTGGCGGGGTCGCTTCCGTGGCCTGCGCGGCTGTCCAGTCCCGACGGGCGCATGCGCTGCGACGATGCGGGCTGCATCTGGCGTGCGGATGGCTGGATGATCGCCCTGCCCGTGCATCAGCGCGCCGTGGCCGAGGACTGTACGCGGGCCGACGTGGTGATCAGCCTGGTGCCGGTCTTCGGGCGCTGCCCGTCGGCCCGGATCGTCATCGACCGTTTCGACATCTGGCGCGATGGCGCGCATGCGCTCTGGTTCGATGCCCGCGCCGGCCCTTCGGCCAGGTCGGTGAACGCGGTCCGCGGCCGGCGGGCCTGGATCAGGGATCCGGTGCCGGCGAAGGATCAGTACTGGCGGAAGAGGGCGGTCAGCCGGCCCTGA
- the gltX gene encoding glutamate--tRNA ligase, producing the protein MPKDGVVTRFAPSPTGFLHIGGARTALFNWLYARHHGGRFLLRIEDTDRKRSTDTAIEAIFDGLNWLGLEADEEPVFQFARQQRHAEIVEQLLDRGEAYRCYASPEELQAMRDTQRAAGQPVRYDGRWRDRDPADAPKDVLPAIRLKAPRTGETIIEDLVQGQVSFQNEQLDDMVLLRADGTPTYMLSVVVDDHDMDITHIIRGDDHLVNAARQSLIFRALGWRPPKFAHIPLIHGPDGAKLSKRHGALGVDAYRDMGFLPEAMRNYLVRLGWAHGDDEIFSTEQAIEWFDLDHVGRSAARFDFQKLEHLNGHYLRQADDGRLVGLVCEMLARKGQDVDADGRARLLAIMPSLKERARTVAELAESAGFLFAERPIATNEKAARLLSGEAPEILAGVRDSLAALEDWNAAAAEAAVRDYAETNELKLGKVAQPLRAALTGSNVSPGIFDVLVALGREESLARIGDRI; encoded by the coding sequence ATGCCCAAGGACGGCGTCGTCACACGTTTCGCGCCCTCGCCGACCGGCTTCCTGCACATCGGCGGCGCACGCACCGCCCTGTTCAACTGGCTCTACGCCCGCCACCACGGCGGCCGCTTCCTGCTTCGCATCGAGGACACGGACCGCAAACGCTCCACGGACACGGCGATCGAGGCCATCTTCGACGGCCTGAACTGGCTCGGCCTGGAGGCCGACGAGGAACCCGTTTTTCAGTTCGCACGCCAGCAGCGTCACGCCGAGATCGTCGAACAGCTGCTGGATCGCGGCGAAGCCTATCGCTGCTACGCCAGCCCCGAGGAGCTGCAGGCCATGCGCGACACCCAGCGCGCCGCGGGACAGCCGGTGCGCTATGACGGGCGCTGGCGGGACCGCGACCCGGCGGACGCGCCGAAGGATGTTCTGCCCGCGATCCGCCTGAAGGCCCCGCGGACCGGCGAGACGATCATCGAGGATCTGGTCCAGGGCCAGGTCTCGTTTCAGAATGAACAGCTCGACGACATGGTCCTGCTGCGCGCCGACGGCACGCCGACCTACATGCTTTCGGTCGTGGTGGACGATCACGACATGGATATCACCCACATCATCCGCGGCGACGATCACCTGGTGAACGCGGCGCGACAGAGCCTGATCTTCCGCGCGCTTGGCTGGAGGCCGCCGAAATTCGCCCATATCCCGCTGATCCACGGACCGGACGGGGCCAAGCTCTCCAAGCGCCATGGCGCACTCGGCGTCGATGCCTACCGTGACATGGGCTTCCTGCCCGAGGCCATGCGCAACTATCTGGTGCGTCTCGGCTGGGCCCATGGGGACGACGAGATATTCTCCACCGAGCAGGCCATCGAATGGTTCGACCTGGACCATGTGGGCCGCAGCGCCGCGCGCTTCGATTTCCAGAAGCTGGAGCACCTGAACGGCCACTATCTGCGCCAGGCTGACGACGGTCGGCTGGTCGGACTGGTCTGCGAGATGCTGGCGCGCAAGGGCCAGGATGTCGACGCCGATGGACGCGCCCGCCTGCTTGCCATCATGCCTTCGCTGAAGGAACGCGCAAGGACAGTCGCCGAACTCGCTGAAAGCGCCGGCTTTCTTTTCGCCGAGCGGCCGATCGCGACAAACGAAAAGGCGGCCAGGCTGCTCTCCGGCGAGGCGCCAGAGATCCTGGCGGGCGTACGCGACAGTCTCGCCGCGCTGGAGGACTGGAACGCCGCGGCCGCCGAGGCCGCGGTACGCGATTATGCCGAGACCAACGAACTGAAACTCGGCAAGGTGGCGCAGCCGCTGCGCGCGGCGCTGACCGGCTCCAACGTCTCACCGGGCATCTTCGATGTGCTCGTCGCGCTGGGCCGGGAGGAGTCGCTCGCGCGCATAGGTGATCGCATCTGA
- the gltA gene encoding citrate synthase produces the protein MSEAKTNGKAAISVGKKAKLDVDVLSGTVGPDVIDIRKLYGETGYFTYDPGFTATASCQSAISYIDGDKGVLLHRGYPIDELAEHSDYMEVCYLLLNGELPTAEQKAGFVDTVTRHTMLHDQMNYFFRGFRRDAHPMAIMVGVVGAMSAFYHDSTDVDDPHQRMVASYRLVAKMPTIAAWAYKYSIGQPFIYPKNDLSYSERFLDMMFAVPAESYRVDPVLAKAMDRILILHADHEQNASTSTVRLAGSSGANPFACIAAGIASLWGPAHGGANEAVLRMLNEIGTVDRVDECVKRAKDKDDPFRLMGFGHRVYKNYDPRAKVMQQTCHEVLDQLGIKDDPLLEIAMKLEKVALEDDYFVDKKLYPNVDFYSGIILKAMGFPMEMFTVLFALARTVGWVAQWNEMIQDPHQKIGRPRQLYTGPAQHPYVPIHKRD, from the coding sequence ATGAGTGAAGCCAAAACCAACGGAAAGGCCGCGATCTCGGTCGGCAAGAAGGCCAAGCTGGACGTCGACGTCCTCTCCGGGACGGTCGGTCCGGATGTCATCGACATCCGCAAGCTCTACGGCGAAACCGGCTACTTCACCTACGACCCCGGTTTTACGGCGACTGCGAGCTGCCAGTCCGCGATCTCCTACATCGACGGCGACAAGGGTGTGCTGCTGCATCGTGGCTACCCGATCGACGAGCTGGCGGAGCACTCCGACTACATGGAAGTCTGCTATCTGCTGCTGAACGGTGAGCTGCCGACCGCGGAGCAGAAGGCCGGATTCGTCGACACGGTCACCCGGCACACCATGCTGCACGACCAGATGAACTACTTCTTCCGCGGCTTCCGACGCGACGCCCATCCGATGGCGATCATGGTCGGCGTGGTCGGCGCGATGAGCGCATTCTATCATGACTCCACCGACGTCGACGATCCGCACCAGCGCATGGTGGCGTCGTACCGGCTGGTGGCGAAGATGCCGACCATCGCAGCCTGGGCCTACAAGTATTCCATCGGCCAGCCCTTCATCTATCCGAAGAACGACCTGTCCTATTCCGAGCGTTTCCTGGACATGATGTTCGCCGTCCCGGCCGAGAGCTATCGGGTCGATCCGGTTCTGGCGAAGGCGATGGACCGCATCCTGATCCTGCACGCTGACCACGAGCAGAACGCCTCGACCTCGACGGTGCGCCTGGCCGGATCCTCGGGAGCCAACCCCTTCGCCTGCATCGCCGCCGGCATCGCCAGCCTCTGGGGCCCCGCCCACGGCGGCGCCAACGAGGCGGTGCTGCGCATGCTCAACGAGATCGGCACCGTCGATCGCGTCGACGAGTGCGTCAAGCGCGCCAAGGACAAGGATGACCCCTTCCGTCTGATGGGCTTCGGTCACCGCGTCTACAAGAACTACGATCCGCGCGCGAAAGTCATGCAGCAGACCTGCCATGAGGTCCTCGACCAGTTGGGCATCAAGGACGATCCGCTGCTCGAGATCGCCATGAAGCTGGAGAAGGTGGCGCTGGAAGACGACTACTTCGTCGACAAGAAGCTCTACCCGAACGTGGATTTCTATTCCGGCATCATCCTGAAGGCGATGGGTTTCCCGATGGAGATGTTCACCGTTCTCTTCGCCCTGGCCCGCACGGTCGGCTGGGTCGCCCAGTGGAACGAGATGATCCAGGATCCCCACCAGAAGATCGGCCGTCCGCGCCAGCTCTATACCGGCCCGGCGCAGCATCCCTACGTGCCGATCCACAAGCGCGACTGA
- the gloA gene encoding lactoylglutathione lyase: MKDARLLHTMIRVKDLDRSLDFYTRLLGMNLLRKKDFPTGEFTLAFVGYGDEADSTVIELTHNWGQTDNYDLGDGFGHLAIGVPDIYGTCDELEKEGVPIPRPPGPMKHGGSVIAFIEDPDGYKIELIERKAA; this comes from the coding sequence ATGAAGGACGCTCGTCTGCTGCACACCATGATCCGGGTGAAGGATCTCGACCGCTCGCTGGACTTCTACACCCGCCTGCTGGGGATGAACCTGCTGCGAAAGAAGGATTTCCCGACCGGTGAGTTCACGCTGGCGTTCGTCGGCTATGGCGACGAGGCCGACAGCACGGTCATCGAGCTGACCCACAACTGGGGTCAGACGGACAACTATGACCTGGGGGACGGTTTCGGCCATCTCGCGATCGGGGTGCCGGACATCTACGGCACCTGCGACGAGCTGGAAAAGGAAGGCGTTCCCATTCCGCGCCCGCCGGGCCCCATGAAACACGGCGGATCGGTCATCGCCTTCATCGAGGATCCGGACGGCTACAAGATCGAGCTGATCGAGCGCAAGGCGGCCTAG
- the lpxB gene encoding lipid-A-disaccharide synthase: MLPIRIMLVAGEPSGDVLGAHLMRSLKKLAGERVEIVGVGGDAMAAAGLESLFPMDELSVMGLFEILPRAPAILRRLRETEAFARAKRPHVLLTIDSPGFNKRLARRLQDLDTIRIHYVAPSVWAYRPKRAVTTAALYDHLLTLLPFEPPLFEKEGLAATFVGHPAVEAENAYQGDMRAFRAAQGLSPHVPALAVLFGSRRGEVRRLGPVFVDALRRLAERVPAAHVLAPTLPHLQAEVDRMLARQPLPYTVLGQAGKMDCFHAADSALAASGTVALELALAGTPAVVAYRMNALTAALARRLIRIPYASLVNILMDKPVVPELIQGNCTAGAIAGALQRIMTDPVARDAQIEAGRTVAMMLKPGALWPSDKAARVVLNLAETNREKDA; this comes from the coding sequence ATGCTCCCCATCCGCATCATGCTGGTGGCCGGCGAGCCGTCGGGCGACGTTCTGGGCGCCCACCTGATGCGATCACTGAAGAAACTGGCCGGGGAGCGCGTCGAGATCGTCGGCGTCGGCGGCGACGCCATGGCGGCGGCCGGGCTGGAGTCGCTCTTTCCGATGGATGAACTCTCGGTGATGGGATTGTTCGAAATCCTGCCGCGGGCGCCGGCGATCCTGCGCCGGCTGCGGGAGACCGAGGCCTTCGCGCGGGCGAAGCGGCCACATGTGCTGCTGACCATCGATTCGCCGGGGTTCAACAAGCGTCTGGCCCGGCGGTTACAGGATCTCGATACCATCCGGATTCACTATGTCGCGCCGTCGGTCTGGGCCTACCGCCCGAAGCGGGCCGTGACCACGGCGGCGCTCTACGATCATCTGCTGACGCTGCTGCCCTTTGAGCCGCCCTTGTTCGAGAAGGAGGGTCTGGCGGCCACCTTCGTCGGCCATCCCGCGGTGGAGGCGGAGAACGCCTATCAGGGAGACATGCGGGCTTTCCGGGCGGCGCAGGGACTGTCCCCTCATGTGCCAGCGCTGGCGGTGCTGTTTGGCAGCCGGCGGGGCGAGGTCCGGCGGCTGGGGCCGGTCTTCGTGGACGCCTTGCGCCGTCTCGCCGAGCGGGTCCCGGCCGCCCACGTGCTGGCGCCGACGCTGCCGCACCTCCAGGCGGAGGTCGACCGCATGCTCGCCCGCCAGCCACTGCCGTACACCGTCCTCGGGCAGGCCGGGAAGATGGACTGCTTCCATGCCGCCGACAGTGCCCTCGCAGCTTCGGGCACCGTCGCGCTGGAACTGGCTCTGGCCGGGACGCCGGCGGTCGTCGCGTACCGCATGAACGCGCTGACCGCGGCCCTGGCGCGGCGGCTGATCCGCATACCCTACGCCAGCCTGGTCAACATCCTGATGGACAAGCCTGTCGTGCCCGAGCTGATTCAGGGGAACTGCACCGCCGGGGCCATCGCCGGCGCGCTGCAGCGGATCATGACCGATCCGGTCGCCCGCGACGCCCAGATCGAGGCCGGGCGGACGGTCGCCATGATGCTGAAGCCCGGCGCCCTCTGGCCTTCGGACAAGGCGGCGCGCGTGGTATTGAACCTGGCCGAAACGAACAGGGAGAAGGACGCATGA
- a CDS encoding LpxI family protein, which yields MSPRRLGLIAGGGEVPGNVADAAVAAGMEVFVLAFEETTDPALLARFPHRFIRFDKVGGTLEALKANDCDSVCMVGKVARPDFSKLRPDMAGIGLLPKVLAAARKGDDALLQVLVDFFDKKGFRVMGAHEIAGDVLAGAGPMGRVAPGEQDLADIEKGMAVVDALGALDVGQGAVVRDGLVLAVEAAEGTDRMLERCGGLGEGAGGVLVKLTKPGQDHRVDLPTIGVETVARAAAAGLNGIAVEAGAAMVIDRVATLARADAEGLFITGVARAGRT from the coding sequence ATGTCGCCTAGGCGCCTCGGACTGATCGCCGGCGGCGGAGAGGTGCCCGGCAATGTGGCCGATGCAGCCGTCGCCGCCGGGATGGAGGTTTTCGTGCTGGCCTTCGAGGAAACTACGGATCCCGCCCTGCTGGCGCGCTTTCCCCATCGTTTTATCCGCTTCGACAAGGTCGGCGGCACCCTCGAAGCGCTGAAGGCGAACGATTGCGACAGCGTCTGCATGGTGGGCAAGGTCGCACGGCCGGATTTCAGCAAGCTGCGGCCGGACATGGCCGGCATCGGTCTGCTGCCGAAGGTCCTGGCAGCGGCCAGGAAGGGCGACGACGCCCTGCTTCAGGTGCTGGTGGACTTCTTTGACAAGAAGGGCTTCCGGGTCATGGGAGCGCACGAAATCGCTGGCGACGTCCTGGCGGGCGCGGGGCCCATGGGCCGGGTTGCTCCTGGCGAGCAGGATCTGGCGGACATTGAGAAGGGGATGGCGGTCGTCGACGCGCTGGGCGCGCTCGACGTCGGCCAGGGCGCTGTGGTGCGCGACGGGCTGGTGCTGGCCGTGGAGGCCGCCGAGGGCACCGACCGCATGCTGGAGCGCTGCGGCGGCCTGGGCGAGGGCGCCGGGGGCGTACTGGTCAAGCTCACCAAACCGGGACAGGATCACCGGGTCGATCTGCCGACCATCGGCGTGGAGACAGTGGCGCGGGCCGCCGCCGCGGGTCTGAACGGCATCGCCGTGGAGGCGGGCGCCGCCATGGTGATCGACCGCGTGGCGACGCTGGCGCGGGCCGATGCCGAGGGCCTGTTCATCACCGGGGTCGCCCGCGCCGGAAGGACCTGA
- the lpxA gene encoding acyl-ACP--UDP-N-acetylglucosamine O-acyltransferase: MAAEVHPSAFVADNVRLGEGVRIGPFCVVDGDIELGDGVRLASHVAVAGRTRIGPGSRVFPFASIGHEPQDQKYHGEESSLEIGANCTIREHVTMNPGTEAGGLVTRVGDNCLVMIGAHIAHDCLIGDNCILVNNVTLGGHVEVDDWAIIGGMTAVHQFVKIGRHAMIGGASALGTDVIPYGLARGNLATLDGLNLVGLKRRNFSREEIHTLRRAYRFLFAPEGTMEEKVADAEKLFANEAGVGEILEFIRGSSSRGLCTPARDVA; the protein is encoded by the coding sequence ATGGCCGCCGAGGTTCACCCCAGCGCTTTCGTCGCCGACAATGTGCGGCTCGGCGAGGGCGTCCGCATCGGGCCGTTCTGCGTCGTCGATGGCGATATCGAACTGGGGGACGGCGTCCGGCTGGCTTCCCATGTCGCCGTGGCGGGGCGTACCCGCATCGGGCCGGGCAGCCGCGTCTTCCCCTTCGCCTCCATCGGCCACGAGCCCCAGGACCAGAAGTATCACGGCGAGGAGTCCTCGCTGGAGATCGGTGCGAACTGCACCATCCGCGAGCATGTCACCATGAATCCCGGCACCGAAGCGGGCGGTCTGGTGACGCGGGTCGGGGACAACTGCCTGGTGATGATCGGCGCCCATATCGCGCATGACTGCCTGATCGGCGACAACTGCATTCTGGTCAATAACGTGACCCTCGGTGGCCATGTCGAGGTCGACGACTGGGCCATCATCGGCGGCATGACCGCGGTGCATCAGTTCGTGAAGATCGGACGTCACGCGATGATCGGCGGCGCTTCGGCGCTGGGCACGGACGTCATCCCCTATGGCCTGGCGCGCGGCAATCTGGCGACCCTGGACGGCCTCAATCTCGTCGGGTTGAAGCGCCGCAATTTCAGCCGCGAGGAGATCCACACGCTCCGTCGCGCCTACCGCTTCCTGTTCGCGCCGGAAGGTACGATGGAGGAGAAGGTGGCCGACGCCGAGAAGCTGTTCGCCAACGAGGCGGGCGTCGGCGAGATCCTCGAATTCATCCGCGGCAGTTCCTCGCGCGGCCTCTGCACCCCGGCGCGGGATGTCGCCTAG
- the fabZ gene encoding 3-hydroxyacyl-ACP dehydratase FabZ: MTEAEKTAVGPVEVTRIMEMIPHRYPMLMVDRVIDIVPDVSAVGIKNVTVNEPHFTGHFPTQPVMPGVLIIEAMAQTSAVLFAQTLGTRMEGKVVYFMTIDECRFRRPVIPGDQLMIHVRKLRGRGTLIWKMKGEAYVGEHLAAEAEFAAMIQDDG, from the coding sequence ATGACTGAAGCGGAGAAGACCGCCGTCGGGCCCGTCGAGGTGACGCGGATCATGGAGATGATTCCGCATCGCTATCCGATGCTGATGGTCGACCGTGTGATCGACATCGTGCCGGACGTGAGCGCTGTCGGCATCAAGAACGTCACCGTCAACGAACCCCATTTCACCGGCCATTTTCCAACCCAGCCGGTCATGCCGGGCGTGCTGATCATCGAAGCGATGGCCCAGACCTCGGCGGTGCTGTTCGCGCAGACCCTGGGCACCAGGATGGAGGGCAAGGTGGTCTATTTCATGACCATCGACGAATGCCGTTTCCGCCGTCCCGTGATCCCCGGCGACCAGCTGATGATTCATGTCCGGAAGCTGCGCGGGCGGGGGACGCTGATCTGGAAGATGAAGGGCGAGGCCTATGTCGGCGAACATCTCGCCGCCGAAGCCGAATTCGCCGCCATGATTCAGGATGATGGCTGA
- the lpxD gene encoding UDP-3-O-(3-hydroxymyristoyl)glucosamine N-acyltransferase has protein sequence MADSRFHRRAGPFTLGDLAARTGLFRVPEGADPSREVADVAPLETAGPDDLSFLDNRKYLPQFAETRAGFVVVDPGLAARAPAGTVALATPHPYLAYALVAQTLYPEPAVDSGRHPSAVVDASARVAESVEIGANAVVGPGAEVGEGTVIGPAATLGANVVVGRDCRIGANCSLETCVLGDRVVLQPGARVGMPGFGFAPHPERHQRVPQLGRVLIGDDCQIGANTCIACGSGHDTVLGRNVWIDNLVQIAHNVEIGDGSILVGQVGIAGSARIGRFVQMGGQSALAGHVRVGDQVQIGAKSGVMNDVPDGAAVIGQPAIPARDFWRQIAALRRLVSKKGSD, from the coding sequence ATGGCCGACAGCCGTTTCCACAGACGGGCGGGACCTTTCACGCTCGGCGACCTAGCCGCCCGCACCGGCCTTTTCCGGGTGCCGGAAGGCGCCGATCCGTCTCGCGAGGTCGCCGATGTGGCGCCGCTGGAGACTGCGGGCCCCGACGACCTCAGCTTTCTGGACAACCGCAAGTATCTGCCGCAGTTCGCCGAGACCCGCGCAGGTTTCGTGGTTGTCGATCCCGGTCTTGCCGCGCGCGCGCCGGCGGGGACGGTGGCGCTCGCGACGCCGCATCCCTACCTGGCCTATGCGCTGGTGGCCCAGACGCTCTATCCGGAGCCGGCGGTGGACAGCGGCCGCCATCCGAGCGCCGTGGTCGACGCCTCCGCGCGCGTGGCCGAGAGCGTGGAGATCGGAGCCAATGCCGTTGTCGGACCCGGGGCCGAGGTCGGCGAAGGCACGGTGATCGGGCCGGCGGCCACACTCGGGGCCAACGTCGTGGTTGGCCGGGATTGCCGCATCGGCGCCAATTGTTCGCTGGAAACCTGCGTGCTGGGCGACAGAGTGGTGCTGCAGCCGGGCGCGCGGGTCGGCATGCCGGGTTTTGGCTTCGCGCCTCATCCGGAGCGGCATCAGAGGGTGCCGCAGCTTGGCCGCGTGCTGATCGGCGACGACTGCCAGATCGGCGCCAACACCTGCATCGCCTGCGGCTCGGGACATGATACGGTGCTCGGCCGGAACGTGTGGATCGACAATCTTGTGCAGATCGCCCACAACGTCGAGATTGGCGACGGGTCGATTCTGGTCGGCCAGGTCGGCATTGCCGGTTCGGCCAGGATCGGCCGGTTCGTCCAGATGGGCGGCCAGTCGGCGCTGGCGGGCCATGTGCGCGTCGGCGACCAGGTGCAGATCGGCGCGAAGTCGGGCGTGATGAACGATGTGCCGGACGGCGCCGCGGTGATCGGTCAGCCGGCGATACCGGCAAGGGACTTCTGGCGGCAGATCGCCGCGCTGCGCCGCCTGGTTTCGAAGAAGGGGTCGGACTGA